GGAATTATCGGCTACCGTCAAAATTGTTCTCATCTGTATCATGGCATCCTCCTCGCTACTATTGCTGGGGTGAGCTCACAACGGAGACGACTCTCCAGCATTTGTTTTTACTAATCGGCCTTGTCTCACGAATCACCACTCGATCACCGACGCGGCATTTGTTTTCTTCATCGTGTGCCATAAATTTCGAGCTTCGTTGCACGATCTTTTGATATAACGGATG
The genomic region above belongs to bacterium and contains:
- the rpsQ gene encoding 30S ribosomal protein S17 — its product is HPLYQKIVQRSSKFMAHDEENKCRVGDRVVIRETRPISKNKCWRVVSVVSSPQQ